Part of the Chelmon rostratus isolate fCheRos1 chromosome 13, fCheRos1.pri, whole genome shotgun sequence genome is shown below.
AGTGCATCATGCAGACACTGAGGCCTGTAGCCCCACCCAGGCAAATAAGGACCAGCCGCCACTGCTATCGGTACATGAACTGCATCAGACTcccatttttatttgtttctctgctgataCTTGGTGCTAGTTGATTAAAATGGCCTTGATCTCACCTGGCCAAACAAGCTGAACAAAGATGATGTTCAGTGCTCTAAAGATGATGTCTGAAGTCCCATTCATACCTGGGAGCTGTCCAGAAAGAGGTGGGATGGCAGACAGAATGTGGCTCTGTCTAACTGACCTGGCCTGCTGCGACCGAACtgatttcatttgctttcatttaaaagctggggatgtttttcttcttcactgacCTTGATCTGAGTCTCGGTGGGTGTGGGGGCCAGAAAGGGCGGCTGTCCCACCAGCATCTCAAACAAGATCACTCCCACGCTCCACCAGTCACACAGCTGGGTGTAacctgcacacaacacacaaatatcAGATTCATCTGGAAGTGCTCTCACAATCCAGTATCAAGTattcatacaaacacatttattgtgTTGGCTCCTAACTTTAGTACAGTGAAATGAAACCATAACTCTGAGGGTGGCTCAGGGTGTTCACACTGATGCAGGATCAACAGTGTGGAACTTGTAGGCCTTTTTTTACACAGTTCCACagtttttaaacagaaaaacaaaaacatggctaCGGTTTCTTCTGTGTTCATCCATAATACACTCAAATTAAAGGccaacagcagcatctgaacATTATAGTTAGtgtttcattttacattcactAGGCTGAGTACAAAGCCAACATAACGAAAAATGTGGCAGTGTCCATATATCTTtgtacatgcaaaacaaaaatgaacctCTCTGAGTATTTGAGTGTGATTCTTTTATGTTCAGGGTAAGAGTAAATTGAACAAAATGCCTTTGACAAAAGGACACTTTTTGTCACAATTTGAAATAGCAGGTAAAAGCGATTTTAACCTCAGTTGCTTGACTCtgacatttaaatttcaaatgaaagcaACTCAGCCACAATTAACTACTCATACACAGGGTCTGGTAGTATGAAGTGGCAAAtgcaaagataaaaacaaattcatatTCAGTTAATGTTACCTGTCTCAACAGGTGCTAACATTCTGGTATGAGCTCTGCACAATGCAGCAGTGTCTAAACTCTTATTTCTGGATGGTTAAAATAAAAGGCTGTGGCAATTATCCATTGTATCTCACCCACCTTTACGCAGTAGCACTTCTGGTGCGATGTAGTTAGGCGTTCCCACCAGCGAATGAGCCAGGCAGCGCTGATGCTGCCGGTTAGCGCGCTGCTCCAGTGTCATCAGCCGGTCGCCACAGCGACAGTTGGACACATCGTCCCAGAAGTCGCTGGGTTCCATGCTGTCCTGTCTGACGTGGCTCCCTGAAGACAGAAGACAGGCAACAATGATGTTAAATTCACAGTGACACACTGCCTGGGTTAGCTGGATGGGAAAGGTAACACTTCTGAGGTGCTCTTGAGCAAATACTTAAAGGCCAGCTGGACTTGGTAGCTGCCAAGTCTGAATGTGTCTGAAAATGTTTGCCTCGACATGTTTTTTGAGTTTAGgatacaagaaaataaatgagatataTATGAACTCTGATTGTCCATTTGAAACCATTACGAGTAAGATGTAGTGCCCAGTGAATATCACTTTCACTTGTGCACTGGATTACACGGTGTATTGTTACATGATACATACAGGCTGCATTTTTACAAAATCCACTGAATCCTCAGAATGTCTTTGAAACTGTGTTAAACTAAGTGTCTATGTGCATGTTTACGTTAGGATATTTTGGTCATGTAGCACGAGTACAACACTGAACCAGCACCACAAAGTATCTCACCTTTCTGGTAGTACTTGGAGTTGTGTGTCCAGCGGAAGCCCGTGCACAGGCCGAAGTCCGTCAGCTTGATGTGTCCGTCCAGGTCAATGAGGATGTTGTCGGGCTTGATGTCGCGGTGGATGAAGCCCATCTTGTGGACGCTCTCGATGGCCAGTGTCAGCTCTGCCACGTAGAAGCGTGCCAGAGGTTCTGGGAAGACGCCCATTCGGATGAGCAGGCTCATCATGTCTCCTCCGGGGATGTAGTCCATGACGAAGTAGAGGCTGTCACGGTCCTGAAAGGAGTAGTAGAGACGCACGACCCACTCGTTGTCTGCCTCCGCCAGGATGTCACGCTCTGCTTTTACATGGGCCACCTGCACCAAAGACAGTGCTCGTTTGAACTGGTTTGAATAACAATGTCATCATCAGATTAAATAATATCGACAAGGGCACAAACTGGCTGTGTCTCCTTCGCAACTGGTACAAATGCACAGGCCTAAACTTGAGACTTATTAAAACAGTAATACTATTATAAAATCACCTGGTTGCGGTTGAGGACATCTTTCTTGCGCAGTGTTTTCATGGCATAAAGTGCACCAGTGTCCACCTTGCGGGTAAGACACACTTCACCAAAGGCGCCTATGCCCAATGTCTTGATTTTGACAAACATGGACTTGTCCATTTTGGCACGGCGTAGCCTGTTGTAGTTGGACTCTTTCTGGTTCAGCATCTTCCTCATCTGTTCTTGCTCTGCTTCCGAAAGGCCAGCCTGGACAGAGGAACAGGGGTTGAAGAAAGATGGTGAGGAGAATAAACGATGACTCCACATCCCTTTCAATAGCAGTCTCAGAAACAACTTCAataagtttatttttcagtcatGATTATCAATGACCTACAAATGCAGCATGAGCCAAACCCAGCGCCCTGACCTTTGCTGTCAAATTGAGCTAATTCTGTTACCTCACTGTGTGGGCCTAGCTGTGGTATTTTTTCTCATCTAAAAACGTCTTTCAAATCACTTTAAAGTAGGTCAAAAGGCCAGAGGCCAAAGTCATGACTCAGGACAAGCTCAtgcaaacacagtgtgaactCACTGACTCCTCATTCCAGGACAAAGGTCTTGTTGTCTAAAACTAAGTCCTGAGGGAGAATTCTTTGGATGACAACTTTTTTGCCATCAATTTTCCGTACAACTCATTATCATTCTCATCTCATATACAGACAAAAGACTAGTGGTTTTTCAGATTCTAGGCCATTAACGACAAAGAGCTTTCACATTACTCCTGTCCATTTTCTAAAGCATGTCGGTAAGCTTCTTTATTGGTCTTCAGCTgaagacattttctttcaaTGCAATATGAACATTTCAGAGACCCAAAGCTTTGAGGCAGGATCATCTCCACAGAAACCATTTTGCTGCTATTATTCTTTTGTTCACATTTATTTAGTTAATGCAGTCCAGGATGTCTGAGAACTGATGGATGTCTGCTCTGCTAAAGCACCACAAAATAATGCGACTTCGGCTGTTTctatcaaaatgaaaaatgttgctgcttCCAAAATAGTCAGTACTAACATACTCCATGttaacataaatacataaataaacatgcCATGTTTTCCATGTTAATGGACCTTAAGCATGTTgtacgttttgttttttttactggaaaaTGATCTGCAACAATGTCATGTGTACACGACGTTTAGTCAAGTCACGTTTAggctaaaacatgaaaaaccacTGGTTTGCTGAAGATGCTTTGCAGTGAAGTCAAATGTTTAAATGAGGTTATTCAAAAAGCTCCATAGAATGTCCACAGTGACACAAATTACAGGATAAGGAAAGCATAGTATAGCATCATCACATGCAGCATTGCTGGAGTGGGCTCAAGCTCCCCATCAGCTTAACCATGAGGCCATCTTGTTGCGTTCTGTCTGTTATTAAGATGATTCAGCAACTCACTGGAGTTTAAAAGATGGAGCAGTTTGGTAAAGGGCTGTCTTACCTTGGACATCTCTTGTTCCAGTTGAAGCCTGCGGTTCAGTTTCTGCTGGTAGGTCTTCATCACATTCTCTATGTGCTGCTCCATGTAGAACTTGAAAGCGAAAGGTGAGTAGGTCTTGATGCGCgactctctcttctcctcatccCGTCCATTCTTCCTCACTGGAACAGGTGACGTCTGGATCTGCTTCTTGTCTTTCACGTTTTTTTCTCCCTTGCCCatctttgtcttctctttcaCCTGCTGGTTCTCCTCTGGCTTTCCGCTCCCTCCGCTGCCACCATGTGTGCTTCTGGCAGCAGTGTTGCTGAGGTCCTGAGCTCCACACATGGCTCCGGCTCCTTCCAGGGCCCCTGGCTCACCAGTTGCACCAGACATGAGCAGGCTTTTGGGGTAAGGTGGTGGTGGGCAGCGTGGCTCCTGGGCAGGCTCAAGAGAGTAGGGTTCCTCTGCCATGTAGGCCAGAGGCTCACCTGCATCCTGGGCCTGAGCAGTCATCCAGCTGGGGTGACACGGCCCCACAGCCGTCTTGGGCTCTGGCCTCATCACACGAATACTCTTGACCGGCTGCTGGATGGGTGGGGATGTTACAGCCGTGATGGTGTTTGGAGTGCCCAAGGAGGGGTCCTGTTTGCCAGCTGTGGGGGGTGCAGTCATCGTTGGCCGGACACCATTGGGTCCTGCGGAGCGACTGTTGAAGGAGTTGGTTCTGCTGGGGACACGCACCTCGCCCCTAAAGGGGCCCTGGGGTTGGGGTTGCCTTGCTGGAGGGGCCCCTTCAGGACCTGGGGGCCCTGCCCAGTGGTGCTCATACAGGTCCAGGTTGAGGCTGGCCCTGGATGGTGTCATCAAGCCCTGGGGCATATCGGAGAAGTCGGGGCCCATGGCTGCCACCCCACCTGGGGAACGGGACATCATGTGAACCTGGTGGGAGGTGGGGCTGGCCTGCCGCGGGTGGGAATGAGGGGGCAGGTACAGGTTAGCAGGGtaccctccccctcctcctcctggaccATTCTGGCCCATGGCCCCTTTCCCCTGAATGTTGACGTAGTTGTCTGGGGGTGCCATGGGGGGTGGTGCCATTTTGTTCTGGAAGGAGGCGGTCCTCTTGACTCCATAGCCTGTAGGCTCCATCATGTGTGGCCTGGCATGACCATAGTCATAGTGGGGGCCTGGGACAGGGCCCCCTGGTGGCTgaggctggagctgcagaggctggCCAGGGACATTGTAGCTCATCATGGGCCCGTGCTGCTCCATACCGCCAGGGTAGCCCTTTTGCTGGGCCCCTGGAGGGTACATGGTATTGGCTGGGTTGCTCTGGGTGGCCATCACTGCTGGATAGGTGCCCATACTGGGAGGTCGACCCATTGGGTTTCCCATGGCAGGGCCCTGTGCTGCACCAGATGGGGGCATCATGTAGTTAATTACGGGGGGAGCGCCCATGTAGGGTCTGGCCATTTCACCCTCAGGGCCATATCCAGCTGATCCCTCATACATAGCCCCCATCTGGTGGTACGGAGGCATGGCCTCACCTGAAGCCTCTAATGCAGGTCGGTGGTCCATTGAGGTTGGCATGCCAGTTTTCCCTGAAAGGACAACAAGATTACTCAATGTATCAAGCAATTCTAGCAATTTGATCTGATCTTTGAACTGATCTACTAGATCTATGAGTCCATACAGTAaatgcaaccctgattccaaaaaaaagttaGGAGACGCtgttaaacacaaataaaaagagaatgcagtcatttacaaactgtgtttatcGACAACAGGTTTGCAAAgagttcctgagtccatgtagtaacatcctttatccaatcatgtgctcacacaatgttgaacctcgctccgtccttgcttgtgaatgactgagcctttccaggatgctcctttcatacccaatcatgagactatcacctgttatcaacctgtttacctgtggaaccttttgttgctcctgtcccaacttgtttgaaacatgttgctgcattaaattcagaataagcagatatttacaaaaatcaatgaatttgatgaggtcgaacattaaatatattctctttgtactgttttcaatcgAGCAtatgtcaaacaggattagcaaatgatttgttttgtttatgttttacacagcgtcccaactttttggaatcacaGTTGTATATGTAGTGAAGAGAAATAAATCCACTGGCCAAAGTCAACTTATTGAGGTTGCACAGTATGTACCTGGTGAAGTCTGCTTGATGACACGGACGATGAGTTCATTGCGAGGGTCAAGGTAACCCATTTTGCTGATGTACTCTAAGGCCGCTTCGATGTtcctacttcctgtctgcttcagTGCCCGCACTGCCATTTCCTgtgaagcacacacaaaaacaaagaatttttcatattaaaacaaCAAGCCAATGTTTTGAAATGCTCAATATTCTGTAAACAAAATTATTGTTCAAAAACCTTGCCTAAATAAATAGcctgaaaatgttaaaattgtAAATGAATTCAGGAAATCTTTAAGGAGAAGTTAAACAACACTACAAGTGAGGACAGACACTGTGCCTGCTTTTCATActaacaaacacagaaaaacacaaggaaactAAATTTAAGCCTTAAAAGACAATGCTGCAGGTATCTGcaatacacaaataaacacaggcaGATAATCTGCCTTGAAGGTGTCCAGACAccaaatataaaaaacacacacattggcaCAGTCGGTGCTCAAGCACCTGCATCCTCTCTTCTTGGGGTTACATACCAGAGACTTCCTGTGACCGTCAAAGCAAAAAATATACAccacatacacaaaatacacCACCAAAATGAGGTCAAATGGCTATTGGACATTGgaataatatttttataataaaatttttattttgttggttaCACAATACgtgaagaaagacaaacaagtGAAACCTAACAAACTGACACGGTTAAAGTGGGGGGAAACCATGAGTGAACTGATCCTTCGTCAGCATTCAAAGAAAACTCTCAGCCAAGACAATTATCATACCACCGCGTGATCACTTGTAATGGGCGCAATCATTTCATGTGAATGATTCAGTAGTTGCAGGTTAGCAGCAGGGTGTGGTCCTGTGTGTACCTCTGTGGCACTAGCAGACAAGCTTCCCTGGGAatgaccagagagagagagagctcccTTTAATGGTCTATATTGGTGCTTCTACCAGTTTTAGCATGTTTAACTCTAACTGGACATCACTAAGCACCATTTCCAAAGAATTCTGTAGTATTCTACAAGCATTCTTCCTTTCTATCTCTGGATTTGTTCATTTCAGTAGGATTTCAGAATCGACGGATTGATAGTCTATCATGTCACGTCCCAGTTAATGTTAGCAAATTGTGTTAATGAAATTGAAAGCATAGACTGATATATGCTATGTTAAAccaaacacagaagacaagcaaCAGCACATGGATATAGTGAAAGAGATCAGGGGAATCTGGAAACAAACTGCTTTAAAGAGATTGTTTGGCAGGCATCAATGGTGCATCACCCACATTATGAATGTCTAGCTGATATAGTTTGCACAAGATACTAAAAACACTTATTTGGAATTTCTCTTTAACACCTGTGCATCAAATTCATAGCATTTTCTTATTCTTTATGCAAAATGCCATTTCATTGAATTATCGGTCATCTGACTTGTCCCCCTCTTCAATCATACATGGGGAGCTCATCCCTGGCTCAAACAGGTGGGCAGCTGCAAAAGCCCAGAGGTATGTAGGTCACCAATGTGAAAAATGTCGGTTAACCACCTTGGCAGTTTCTCCTCATCGGCTGCCACATAATTTATGATTgagacacagcagcaaaaatgtGAAGGAGGAAACATGCAGAGAATTCCTGTCGTTGAATTCATGGCCTTTTATTAAACAATGCCAATCATTCCTTTGGTGTTTGTGTTAATGTAAAGCAGGAGATCTTAAAAGCTTTTCAGCTCAAGATTAGAATGAACTCTTAAGATCAAGATTCAAATGAATAATGAGCTGAAAAgaccctccacacacacacacaaacacatatacttAAATTGCGGCAAGACAAGTAACCAATTGTGGGTTTCATTTATACTTAATGTTGGGATTTGCGTACATCGAGACaataaaaaagggaaacaaaagCTGACAGTTTCAGACTCAAGTCACAACAAAGCGTCTGCAACATTGTTAAAGTATGTCACAAGGAATAGGTCATCTTAGTGAAACAGCACAGACTTGAATCTACTATGTAAAATCCTCTCTAACAATAGCTTTTACTTAAAAGCGCCATGAGAACTGCGTCTGTATAGTTGGGTGGTAGATGTATACATTGAGGTGATCTGACCCAATCTGCAAATCAAAATTCCTTTAGCTGGTGTGGTGGGGGAACAAGAAGCTGAACAACTGCTTTGatgaacttcctgttttcttcacaatagtaaacatgtaaacaaacaggacTGCAGTGTGtaagataaacaaaaaaatgcctTTCCCCCTCCAACCGAGCGACCCACACCAC
Proteins encoded:
- the lats2 gene encoding serine/threonine-protein kinase LATS2, producing the protein MRPKTFPAAPYVGNTRQRLQEIKEGLKQPAKLVSQALHGGTSRTEGGRGADCKSGKDTASRQQQLRPPQKFNNYQNALREIRKSLMPFANESGPSSGSGHPAGAGEVNRQMLQELVNAGCDQEMAVRALKQTGSRNIEAALEYISKMGYLDPRNELIVRVIKQTSPGKTGMPTSMDHRPALEASGEAMPPYHQMGAMYEGSAGYGPEGEMARPYMGAPPVINYMMPPSGAAQGPAMGNPMGRPPSMGTYPAVMATQSNPANTMYPPGAQQKGYPGGMEQHGPMMSYNVPGQPLQLQPQPPGGPVPGPHYDYGHARPHMMEPTGYGVKRTASFQNKMAPPPMAPPDNYVNIQGKGAMGQNGPGGGGGGYPANLYLPPHSHPRQASPTSHQVHMMSRSPGGVAAMGPDFSDMPQGLMTPSRASLNLDLYEHHWAGPPGPEGAPPARQPQPQGPFRGEVRVPSRTNSFNSRSAGPNGVRPTMTAPPTAGKQDPSLGTPNTITAVTSPPIQQPVKSIRVMRPEPKTAVGPCHPSWMTAQAQDAGEPLAYMAEEPYSLEPAQEPRCPPPPYPKSLLMSGATGEPGALEGAGAMCGAQDLSNTAARSTHGGSGGSGKPEENQQVKEKTKMGKGEKNVKDKKQIQTSPVPVRKNGRDEEKRESRIKTYSPFAFKFYMEQHIENVMKTYQQKLNRRLQLEQEMSKAGLSEAEQEQMRKMLNQKESNYNRLRRAKMDKSMFVKIKTLGIGAFGEVCLTRKVDTGALYAMKTLRKKDVLNRNQVAHVKAERDILAEADNEWVVRLYYSFQDRDSLYFVMDYIPGGDMMSLLIRMGVFPEPLARFYVAELTLAIESVHKMGFIHRDIKPDNILIDLDGHIKLTDFGLCTGFRWTHNSKYYQKGSHVRQDSMEPSDFWDDVSNCRCGDRLMTLEQRANRQHQRCLAHSLVGTPNYIAPEVLLRKGYTQLCDWWSVGVILFEMLVGQPPFLAPTPTETQIKVINWESTLQVPAQVKLSPEAVDIIGRLCCSAEDRLGANGAGEIKAHPFFTQMDFSSNLRQQPAPYRPKIAHPMDTSNFDPVEEEGGPGAWSDSGDSTRALDMLCSPHGKHPEHAFYEFTFRRFFDDNGCPFRYPKPLEASEVTPSITGATCMGPEEEDEQEEEEEEEEDEEEEGEQGEGCEPVYV